One part of the Bacteroidia bacterium genome encodes these proteins:
- a CDS encoding RNA polymerase sigma-70 factor, with protein sequence MSTEASQNSLDGQAFKTLFDTYFKGIRNFLYYKSGNMELAEDLTQDAFMILWKKKDQIDPSKVKSYLYTIAHNLFLNEIKHQKVVTKFAQRPQIRTSSNETPQFLMEEGEFQDKLISAIEALPEKNRIVFLMNRIEKLTYREIAERLELSVKAVEKRMHKALLELRKITPKI encoded by the coding sequence ATGAGCACAGAAGCATCGCAAAATTCCCTGGACGGTCAGGCATTTAAAACCTTGTTCGATACCTATTTCAAAGGTATCCGGAACTTCCTGTACTATAAATCCGGGAATATGGAGCTTGCTGAAGACCTCACACAGGATGCTTTTATGATCTTATGGAAAAAGAAAGATCAGATTGATCCCAGCAAGGTCAAAAGTTATCTGTATACCATTGCTCACAACCTCTTTCTCAACGAGATCAAGCACCAAAAAGTCGTAACGAAATTTGCCCAAAGACCTCAGATCAGAACCTCTTCCAATGAAACCCCTCAATTCCTGATGGAAGAAGGCGAATTTCAGGACAAACTCATTTCTGCCATAGAAGCATTGCCCGAAAAAAACCGCATCGTCTTCCTAATGAACCGCATTGAAAAACTCACCTATAGAGAGATTGCAGAGCGTTTGGAATTGAGTGTGAAGGCGGTGGAAAAGCGCATGCACAAGGCGCTCCTGGAGTTGAGGAAGATTACTCCGAAGATTTAA